The Pseudomonadota bacterium genome includes a region encoding these proteins:
- a CDS encoding DUF2007 domain-containing protein: MEKWVKLVTADHPVEAGFVRGLLEAQDIEVQLRSMELWTAAVEIYTAEGARPSVWVRPADLERARAVLEKSPADAGSPWHCPRCGEALEGQFTACWQCGCRREAEE, from the coding sequence TTGGAAAAGTGGGTCAAGCTGGTAACGGCCGATCATCCGGTCGAGGCCGGCTTTGTGCGCGGACTGCTCGAGGCGCAGGATATCGAGGTCCAGCTGCGCAGCATGGAGCTGTGGACGGCGGCCGTCGAGATCTACACGGCCGAGGGCGCACGCCCGTCCGTCTGGGTCAGGCCCGCCGATCTGGAGCGGGCGCGCGCGGTGCTCGAGAAGTCCCCAGCCGATGCAGGATCACCCTGGCACTGTCCGCGCTGCGGGGAGGCGCTGGAGGGCCAGTTTACCGCCTGCTGGCAATGCGGCTGCAGGCGCGAGGCAGAGGAATGA
- a CDS encoding CDP-6-deoxy-delta-3,4-glucoseen reductase has product MARRSTGQAVGVRNDRSSAQITITGNQRRFRAGRNETILAAALRQGIVLPYSCRNGTCASCKCRLLDGRVCYPFNPPQALTEDELFDAQILSCQAVAEGDVVIDAREIEQIEEIPVRLLPARVESMDRLTAQVMRLRLKLPAAARLQFLAGQYIDVLLAQGKRRAFSIASPPGQPDFIELHVKHVEGGGFTGHVFNTMQTGEILRFEGPLGTFFFRRSSPRPALLMAGGTGFAPLKSMIEELIDAGDPRPIELFWGARCSADLYAADLIEQWLRSHQRLSYVPVLTEPDADWTGDTGLVHEAVLRRHRDLSGYDVYMSGPPAMIRAARGAFLSAGLPEERLFYDSFDFAPDVPPDSR; this is encoded by the coding sequence ATGGCGAGACGATCAACCGGACAGGCCGTTGGCGTGAGGAACGACAGATCATCAGCACAAATCACCATCACCGGTAACCAGCGCCGATTCCGGGCCGGCCGGAACGAAACCATACTGGCGGCGGCATTGCGCCAGGGCATCGTGCTGCCCTACAGCTGCAGAAACGGCACCTGCGCCAGCTGCAAGTGCAGGCTGCTCGACGGCCGGGTCTGCTATCCGTTCAACCCGCCGCAGGCGCTGACCGAAGACGAGCTGTTCGACGCCCAGATACTGAGCTGCCAGGCCGTCGCCGAAGGCGATGTCGTTATCGATGCGCGCGAAATCGAACAGATCGAGGAAATCCCGGTACGACTGCTGCCGGCACGCGTCGAATCCATGGATCGGCTCACGGCGCAGGTCATGCGCCTGCGCCTCAAGCTGCCGGCAGCGGCGCGCCTGCAGTTCCTCGCCGGTCAGTATATCGACGTGCTGCTGGCGCAGGGCAAGCGCCGGGCATTCTCGATCGCCTCGCCACCGGGGCAGCCCGATTTCATCGAACTGCACGTCAAGCACGTCGAGGGGGGCGGCTTCACGGGCCATGTCTTCAACACCATGCAAACCGGCGAGATTCTGCGCTTCGAGGGCCCGCTGGGCACGTTCTTTTTCCGCCGCAGCAGCCCGCGGCCCGCGCTGCTCATGGCCGGCGGCACCGGCTTTGCCCCGCTCAAGTCGATGATCGAAGAACTGATTGATGCCGGCGATCCGCGCCCGATCGAGCTGTTCTGGGGCGCGCGCTGCAGCGCTGACCTTTACGCCGCCGACCTGATCGAACAATGGCTGCGATCACATCAGCGTCTCAGCTACGTGCCCGTGCTGACCGAGCCCGATGCCGACTGGACCGGTGATACCGGTCTGGTGCACGAAGCCGTCCTGCGCCGCCATCGCGACCTGTCCGGCTATGACGTCTACATGTCAGGGCCCCCGGCCATGATCCGGGCGGCTCGCGGGGCCTTTCTGAGCGCAGGTCTGCCCGAGGAGCGCCTGTTCTACGACTCGTTCGACTTCGCGCCCGACGTGCCTCCGGACAGCCGCTGA
- the parE gene encoding DNA topoisomerase IV subunit B: MTSQYQASDIEVLQGLEPVRRRPGMYTDTARPNHLVAEVVDNAVDEALAGYARHIEVVLHEDGSVEVADDGRGMPVDPHPEHKLPGVELILTRLHAGGKFSGKNYRFSGGLHGVGVSVVNALSKKLVCRIKRNGEEHEIAFAGGETEKPLRVIESVGKRNTGTRVHFWPDPQYFDSPNISRPRLKHLLKAKALLCPGLEVRLDDRAGNETETWQFEDGLPDYLTESLDGLERLPETPFTGDFSGADQEAEWALAWVPEGELVQESYVNLIPTPAGGTHTNGLRTGLIEALREFCEIRSLLPRGLKLAPEDAWERLSFLLSIKLSDPQFSGQTKERLSSRSAASFVSGVVKDAFTLWLNKHVDSGEAIAKLAIDNALRRHRARKKVARRKVTQGPALPGKLADCASTDLEETELFLVEGDSAGGSAKQARNREYQAIMPLRGKILNTWETDPAQVLQSQEVHDLAVAIGVDPGCDDLSRLRYGKIIVLADADSDGLHIATLLSALFLKHFRPLVDAGRVFVAMPPLYRIDVGKQTFYALDAEERRGLLARIEAEQMKGRITETRFKGLGEMSPLQLRETTIDPDTRRLLQLTVDDPAGTDAVMDMLLGKKRAADRRAWLEEKGNLADVS, encoded by the coding sequence ATGACCAGTCAATACCAGGCGTCCGATATCGAGGTTCTGCAGGGCCTGGAGCCGGTCCGGCGGCGGCCTGGCATGTACACCGACACTGCGCGGCCCAATCACCTGGTTGCCGAAGTCGTCGACAACGCCGTCGATGAAGCGCTGGCCGGCTACGCCAGACACATCGAGGTAGTCCTGCACGAGGACGGTTCGGTGGAAGTGGCCGACGATGGCCGGGGGATGCCTGTCGATCCCCATCCGGAGCACAAGCTGCCCGGCGTGGAACTGATCCTGACGCGCCTGCATGCCGGCGGCAAGTTCTCCGGCAAGAACTACAGGTTTTCAGGCGGGTTGCACGGCGTCGGTGTGTCGGTTGTCAACGCGCTGTCGAAAAAGCTGGTCTGCCGCATCAAACGCAACGGGGAAGAACACGAGATCGCCTTTGCCGGCGGCGAGACCGAAAAACCGCTGAGGGTCATCGAATCAGTGGGCAAGCGAAATACCGGTACTCGCGTCCATTTCTGGCCGGATCCGCAGTACTTCGACTCGCCCAACATATCCCGTCCACGCCTGAAACACCTGCTCAAGGCCAAGGCCCTGCTCTGTCCGGGGCTGGAGGTCAGACTCGACGACCGGGCCGGCAATGAAACCGAAACCTGGCAATTCGAAGACGGTCTGCCCGACTATCTGACCGAGAGCCTGGACGGTCTTGAGCGGCTGCCCGAAACGCCCTTCACGGGTGATTTTTCCGGTGCCGATCAGGAGGCCGAATGGGCGCTGGCCTGGGTGCCCGAAGGCGAGCTGGTGCAGGAGTCCTACGTCAACCTGATCCCCACGCCGGCTGGTGGCACTCATACCAACGGTCTGCGCACCGGACTGATCGAGGCGCTTCGCGAGTTCTGCGAGATCCGCAGCTTGCTGCCTCGCGGCCTGAAGCTCGCGCCGGAGGATGCCTGGGAACGGCTGAGTTTCCTGCTATCGATCAAGCTTTCGGATCCGCAGTTTTCCGGGCAGACGAAAGAGCGGCTGAGCTCGCGCTCGGCGGCCAGTTTTGTCTCCGGTGTGGTCAAGGACGCGTTCACGCTCTGGCTCAACAAACACGTGGATTCCGGCGAGGCGATTGCGAAGCTCGCCATTGATAATGCACTCAGGCGACACCGGGCCAGAAAGAAAGTCGCGCGCCGCAAGGTCACACAGGGGCCGGCGTTGCCGGGCAAGCTGGCCGACTGTGCCTCGACCGATCTGGAAGAGACCGAGCTGTTTCTGGTCGAGGGTGATTCGGCCGGCGGCAGCGCCAAACAGGCCCGGAACCGGGAATACCAGGCAATCATGCCCTTGCGCGGCAAGATCCTCAATACCTGGGAGACCGATCCGGCCCAGGTGCTGCAGTCGCAGGAAGTGCACGACCTGGCGGTGGCGATCGGTGTCGATCCCGGTTGTGACGATCTGTCCAGGCTCAGGTACGGCAAGATCATCGTGCTGGCCGACGCCGATTCCGACGGCCTGCATATCGCCACTCTGCTCTCGGCGCTGTTTCTCAAGCACTTCCGTCCGCTGGTCGACGCCGGCCGGGTGTTCGTGGCCATGCCGCCACTGTACCGCATTGACGTTGGCAAGCAGACCTTCTACGCGCTCGACGCCGAGGAGCGCAGGGGCCTGCTGGCGCGCATCGAGGCCGAGCAGATGAAGGGCAGAATCACCGAGACCCGCTTCAAGGGGCTCGGTGAGATGAGTCCGCTGCAGCTCAGAGAGACCACCATCGACCCCGATACCCGCCGCCTGCTGCAGCTGACGGTTGATGACCCGGCCGGGACCGATGCGGTCATGGACATGCTGCTGGGCAAGAAACGCGCAGCCGACCGCCGCGCCTGGCTGGAAGAGAAAGGCAATCTGGCCGACGTGTCCTGA
- a CDS encoding EAL domain-containing protein — MMRHWRPPRSIGLVPTGLFALVVLLTYVATAILARQLVGAGPLATIWPPAAVAFCALLMGGWWMVPVLVVADMLAMRLTGLPLLLLAHVGGIAGPVMGVVLYRRLISRAPVPQRLGETARLIFLVLPAIAMITTVFGVMALRMGEMLERFPTTLVTAAWLLGDLLGLIVFTPLLMALSTRWCGLGGSFDTRRRGHRWEPVVVSGLALGALLATWHRPTLGQLGWLAGSPALEVVPLLLLMFVLMLWSALRLSSLTTFIIVPLLVLAGLRMGVSSIAPLASDAVIAQWLLLLPTLLVMSATALVIEAGDRDREQYERRLRYQSRHDPLTGLLNRTAFAEQARARLQADNGSSWLLGYMDLDQFQSINDTLGHGSGDEMLTELAGVLQKTLNSGDCLARLGGDEFGLIVQGAWGGDGEARIRRIQSRIGEFRFVRASQHFSVRATVGVTPLAGDPEDYERLLGTADLACIAAKESGGNRILFTSGPDRIYRRLTEMKRIPLIQQAIDADRISLCEQPLVSLSNPGQKQMVEVLCRLRNDDGVLLMPEAFIPVAERFGLMPAIDRLVVRKTLSWLATTPDPPQRCFINLSAASVNDPEFTEFLFAALAAPGADPARLGFELTETVAISHYATASKLIDRLRALGCLVALDDFGTGMSSFGHLQQLNVDMVKIDGQFVRDLTVRPINEAIVRSLAQVARSTGILIVAEWVESAEIAASLDEIGIDYAQGYHFGRPVGIR, encoded by the coding sequence ATGATGCGGCACTGGCGGCCACCGCGCTCGATCGGGCTGGTTCCGACAGGGCTGTTTGCGCTGGTCGTGCTCCTGACGTATGTAGCAACAGCGATTCTGGCCCGACAGCTGGTCGGCGCCGGGCCGCTGGCTACCATCTGGCCGCCCGCGGCGGTGGCGTTTTGCGCGCTGCTGATGGGCGGCTGGTGGATGGTGCCGGTGCTGGTCGTTGCCGATATGCTGGCCATGCGCCTGACCGGCCTGCCGCTGCTGCTGCTGGCTCATGTCGGGGGGATTGCGGGCCCGGTCATGGGCGTCGTGCTGTATCGACGATTGATCTCGCGTGCACCGGTTCCGCAGCGTCTTGGCGAAACGGCGCGCCTGATCTTTCTGGTGCTCCCGGCCATTGCCATGATCACAACCGTATTTGGCGTGATGGCGCTTCGCATGGGCGAGATGCTGGAACGCTTCCCGACCACCCTGGTGACAGCGGCCTGGCTGCTTGGCGATCTGCTTGGACTGATCGTGTTCACGCCACTGCTGATGGCGCTGTCGACGCGCTGGTGCGGGCTAGGTGGAAGCTTCGATACCAGGCGTCGCGGCCACCGCTGGGAGCCGGTCGTGGTCAGCGGGTTGGCCCTTGGGGCGCTGCTGGCCACCTGGCATCGGCCGACACTGGGACAGCTTGGCTGGCTGGCCGGATCGCCGGCGCTGGAGGTTGTTCCGCTGCTCCTGCTGATGTTCGTGCTCATGCTCTGGAGCGCGCTCCGGCTGTCGTCCCTGACCACGTTCATCATCGTTCCCTTGCTGGTGCTTGCAGGCCTGCGCATGGGCGTATCGAGTATCGCGCCGCTGGCCTCGGATGCCGTTATTGCCCAGTGGCTGCTGCTGCTGCCCACGCTGCTGGTCATGAGCGCCACCGCCTTGGTGATTGAAGCCGGTGATCGGGATCGGGAACAATATGAGCGGCGCTTGCGTTACCAGTCACGACACGATCCGCTGACTGGTTTGCTGAATCGAACGGCATTTGCCGAACAGGCGCGGGCCCGGCTGCAGGCGGATAATGGATCATCGTGGCTGCTGGGCTACATGGATCTCGATCAGTTCCAGTCGATCAACGATACCCTGGGTCACGGCAGCGGTGACGAGATGCTGACTGAGCTGGCCGGTGTGCTGCAGAAAACCCTGAATTCCGGCGATTGCCTGGCGCGACTGGGCGGCGATGAGTTCGGGCTGATCGTCCAGGGTGCCTGGGGCGGTGACGGGGAAGCGCGCATTCGCAGGATCCAATCGCGCATCGGCGAATTCAGGTTCGTTCGCGCCAGCCAGCACTTCTCGGTACGCGCGACGGTGGGCGTGACGCCGCTGGCCGGCGATCCGGAGGATTACGAACGCCTGCTGGGTACCGCCGATCTTGCCTGCATTGCCGCCAAGGAGAGCGGCGGCAACCGGATCCTGTTTACCTCGGGACCGGATCGCATCTATCGCAGGCTGACGGAAATGAAGCGCATTCCCCTGATTCAGCAGGCCATCGATGCCGATCGGATCTCGCTGTGTGAGCAGCCGCTGGTGTCGCTGTCCAACCCGGGACAGAAGCAGATGGTCGAGGTGCTTTGCCGTCTGCGCAACGACGACGGCGTGCTGCTGATGCCCGAGGCCTTCATTCCGGTGGCCGAACGGTTCGGGCTCATGCCCGCGATTGACCGTCTGGTCGTGCGCAAGACACTGAGCTGGCTGGCGACCACGCCCGATCCGCCGCAGCGCTGCTTCATCAACCTGTCGGCGGCCTCGGTCAACGATCCGGAGTTCACCGAATTCCTGTTTGCCGCCCTGGCGGCTCCGGGCGCCGACCCCGCCCGTCTCGGCTTCGAGCTGACCGAAACGGTGGCGATCAGTCATTACGCCACGGCCAGCAAGCTGATCGACCGCCTGCGCGCACTGGGTTGTCTGGTTGCGCTCGATGATTTTGGCACCGGCATGTCCTCGTTTGGTCATCTGCAGCAGCTCAATGTTGATATGGTCAAGATCGATGGTCAGTTCGTGCGCGACCTGACGGTGCGCCCGATCAACGAAGCCATCGTTCGGTCGCTGGCCCAGGTCGCCCGTAGTACCGGAATCTTGATTGTGGCCGAATGGGTTGAGTCCGCCGAGATTGCCGCCAGTCTGGATGAGATCGGAATCGACTACGCCCAGGGGTACCACTTCGGACGACCGGTCGGGATACGCTGA
- a CDS encoding Na+/H+ antiporter NhaC family protein codes for MNQPDSTGPSPASRTTLEFRGGKALSALPILFFIFWAIFQSGLLGISATGGLIVGMLVGLILGMLFVKGDWKGYADTVFEGMAQPVAVTAIVAWLWAGMFAGTLQVGAFVDGLGWLAVAAGIGPLLFPAITFLLAALLATGIGTGYGTVIAFVALFFPAGVALGADPILMFGAILSGAVFGDNLAPVSDTTIVSAVTQDSDVGGVVASRFKYAIIAAVLSLIAYVIASAMFSGSTIAPEVAEAFRAQTAPAGLLHLLSMGVVIFTAIAGRHIIEAISWGLIVAIIVNLAFGLAPGTDMLVFNVAAGGWAAETFGGWPLVEVVAAADAGVGGSLYSGALGFAELAVLILLVIAGAQIMMRGGAFHALEAWLLRTVAKTVRSAEMVMVTVTASINAAITINTAAQIAVAPYIATIGKRFNLNGYRRANILDANTSALGYIFPWAGGVLVGYTQMVALVDQYDWFTSDMVVAPVQAWPWVFHGWLLVIVFLVSAWTGFGREYTTDRLSNRSNES; via the coding sequence ATGAACCAGCCAGATTCCACCGGGCCATCCCCGGCGTCTCGAACAACGCTCGAGTTTCGCGGCGGCAAGGCGCTGAGCGCCCTGCCGATCCTGTTTTTCATCTTCTGGGCCATTTTCCAGTCCGGCCTGCTCGGTATCAGCGCCACCGGCGGGCTGATCGTCGGCATGCTCGTGGGGCTGATCCTGGGCATGCTGTTTGTCAAGGGCGACTGGAAGGGCTATGCCGACACGGTCTTCGAGGGCATGGCCCAGCCGGTGGCCGTGACCGCGATCGTGGCCTGGTTGTGGGCCGGGATGTTCGCCGGTACGCTGCAGGTTGGCGCCTTCGTCGACGGCCTGGGATGGCTGGCCGTGGCCGCGGGCATCGGCCCGCTGCTGTTCCCGGCCATCACCTTTCTGCTGGCGGCGCTGCTGGCGACCGGGATTGGAACCGGGTACGGTACGGTGATCGCTTTCGTGGCCCTGTTCTTCCCGGCCGGCGTGGCGCTTGGCGCCGACCCGATTCTGATGTTCGGCGCGATCCTCTCCGGCGCGGTGTTCGGCGATAACCTGGCGCCGGTCTCGGACACCACCATTGTCAGCGCGGTCACGCAGGATTCGGACGTCGGCGGCGTGGTCGCCAGCCGCTTCAAGTACGCCATCATCGCCGCGGTGCTGTCGCTGATCGCGTACGTGATCGCCAGCGCCATGTTCAGCGGCAGCACCATTGCGCCGGAAGTCGCTGAAGCCTTCCGGGCGCAAACCGCTCCGGCCGGATTGCTGCATCTGTTGTCCATGGGCGTGGTCATCTTTACCGCCATTGCGGGGCGACACATCATCGAGGCCATTTCCTGGGGCCTGATCGTGGCCATCATTGTCAATCTGGCCTTCGGCCTGGCGCCGGGCACCGACATGCTGGTGTTCAACGTTGCCGCGGGCGGCTGGGCGGCCGAAACCTTCGGTGGCTGGCCGCTGGTTGAAGTGGTTGCTGCGGCCGATGCAGGCGTCGGCGGCAGCCTCTACAGCGGTGCGCTCGGTTTCGCCGAACTGGCCGTGCTGATCCTGCTGGTCATTGCCGGCGCCCAGATCATGATGCGCGGCGGCGCCTTCCATGCGCTGGAAGCGTGGCTGCTGCGCACGGTGGCGAAAACCGTGCGGTCGGCCGAAATGGTCATGGTGACGGTGACCGCTTCGATCAATGCGGCGATTACCATCAATACGGCCGCCCAGATTGCGGTCGCACCCTACATCGCCACGATCGGGAAGCGCTTCAATCTCAATGGCTACCGACGCGCCAATATCCTCGATGCCAACACCTCGGCTCTGGGCTATATCTTTCCCTGGGCCGGGGGGGTGCTGGTTGGCTATACGCAAATGGTGGCGCTGGTCGACCAGTACGACTGGTTTACCAGCGACATGGTCGTCGCGCCTGTTCAGGCCTGGCCCTGGGTCTTCCACGGCTGGCTGCTGGTCATCGTCTTCCTGGTGTCGGCCTGGACCGGTTTCGGCCGCGAGTACACCACCGACCGCCTGAGCAACCGGAGTAACGAATCATGA
- a CDS encoding calcium/sodium antiporter encodes MWFDLFLVLLGIGLLTAGGELLISGALGFARRLQISTLLTGLLVVGFGTSMPELVVSVDAALINQPGIALGNVIGSNIANVLLILGLCAVVRPLPVTPLGLSRDGVSGVAVSGLFILLAGGVALGRVDGLILLTGLAAYLAWAYRSEKRLEAENVREVDPDAVPGSADHSVPYITLAIIGGLVLLIAGSRVLLIGAVALARDLGVSEAVIGLTLVAVGTSLPELAVSLLAVIRRQVDVAVGNILGSNLFNLLGILGVSSLLQTLPFPRRLVVFDQWVLLASSVAVLVMLWTGRRLSRIEGATFLLAYAVYLFVTFWVFPS; translated from the coding sequence ATGTGGTTTGACCTGTTCCTGGTGCTCCTCGGAATCGGGCTGCTTACCGCCGGCGGCGAGTTGCTGATCAGCGGCGCGCTCGGCTTTGCGCGCCGCCTGCAGATCAGCACCCTGCTCACCGGTCTGCTGGTCGTCGGCTTCGGCACCTCCATGCCCGAACTGGTGGTCAGTGTGGACGCAGCGCTGATCAACCAGCCGGGCATCGCCCTGGGCAACGTGATCGGCAGCAACATCGCCAACGTGCTGCTGATTCTCGGCCTCTGCGCGGTCGTGCGCCCCTTGCCGGTCACGCCGCTGGGCCTGTCGAGGGACGGCGTCTCGGGCGTGGCCGTCAGCGGCCTGTTTATCCTGCTGGCCGGAGGCGTCGCCCTGGGACGAGTCGACGGACTCATCCTGCTGACCGGCCTGGCCGCCTACCTGGCCTGGGCGTATCGCAGCGAGAAGCGCCTGGAAGCCGAAAACGTCCGCGAGGTCGACCCGGACGCCGTACCGGGGAGCGCCGACCATTCAGTGCCCTACATCACGCTCGCCATCATCGGCGGCCTGGTCTTGCTGATCGCCGGCTCGCGCGTGCTGTTGATCGGCGCGGTTGCCCTGGCGCGCGACCTGGGCGTGTCGGAAGCCGTCATCGGCCTGACCCTGGTGGCGGTGGGCACTTCCCTGCCCGAACTGGCCGTGTCGCTGCTGGCCGTCATCCGGCGCCAGGTGGACGTGGCAGTCGGCAACATCCTGGGCAGCAACCTGTTCAACCTGCTCGGGATTCTCGGCGTTTCTTCCTTGCTCCAGACCCTGCCTTTCCCTCGCAGACTGGTGGTCTTCGACCAGTGGGTCCTGCTGGCCAGCAGCGTGGCCGTCCTGGTCATGCTGTGGACGGGCCGCCGTCTGAGTCGCATCGAGGGCGCAACATTTCTGCTGGCCTACGCGGTTTACCTGTTCGTGACCTTTTGGGTCTTTCCGTCCTGA
- a CDS encoding bifunctional aspartate kinase/diaminopimelate decarboxylase: MMVEQAAGSDRGSAWHVCKFGGSSVAEAANWPRIAERVREALDRKQRVIVVVSALRGVTDLLQTAVDTRDPAMRSSIVDEVRTRHRALLAELSLPETLLDRRINPLSDRLEQAGSKALSPADQAHILAAGELLGSRLAVAVLESSGLPACWLDPGEVLTAQTVPNCSERAAYLAARCAAGPDWALSVRLAQRPPVLVMPGFIAANPQGELVLLGRGGSDISATTVAAMLDAGRVEIFSDVPGLFSADPRRVPGARLLRQIGFREAQELAAMGARALHPAALIPAQTHGIEIRMRQTDRPDIQGTCITPAARDHGAQVKAIVQRKPITLISLEDIGMWQQVGFLAAVFEVFRRLGLSVDQVSTSESNVTLTLDPGANVADPVTLDVLSLELGKLCRVEILPDCATVSLVGRGIRTILHRLGPALEVFEQRRIFQVSQAANDLNLTFVVESRHAERLVQQLHQQVIPGGVGGDSVFGPTWEQLFRNDAATVRPSPWWQAKRGRLIELMEGRDSAYVYDLESVRGACERLCSLHSVDRVLYSMKANAHPAILQTVIDSGLGIECVSLAEAKHALGQVEGLKPRDLLFTPNFAPREEYRQAVAMGLPLTIDNLYVLEHWGADFAGQSVFLRLDPGSGLGHHKLVRTAGSHAKFGIPLADIERASRLCRAHDIRIRGLHAHTGSGIMHPDNWHRSLETLGEAARQLEEVEIINLGGGLGVPDRPDELPLDTTAMDGGLAQLKKQLPRPIQIWIEPGRYVVSPAGVLLARITQTKGKGEVRYIGAATGMNSLIRPALYGAWHEIVNLTRLDEPGDQVYNVVGPICETGDILGLDRLLPESREGDVLLIANTGAYGATMASNYNLREPAGEIILN, translated from the coding sequence GTGATGGTTGAGCAGGCTGCAGGAAGCGATCGCGGCTCGGCTTGGCATGTCTGCAAGTTCGGCGGCAGTTCAGTGGCGGAGGCGGCCAACTGGCCCCGAATCGCCGAGCGGGTGCGGGAGGCCCTGGACCGGAAGCAGCGAGTGATTGTGGTGGTGTCGGCCCTTCGCGGCGTGACCGATCTGCTCCAGACGGCGGTTGATACCCGTGATCCGGCCATGCGATCTTCGATTGTCGATGAGGTGCGGACGCGTCACCGCGCGCTGCTGGCCGAGCTGTCCTTGCCGGAGACATTGCTCGATCGCCGGATCAACCCGTTGTCGGATCGACTCGAGCAAGCGGGTTCGAAGGCGCTTTCGCCGGCCGATCAAGCTCATATTCTGGCGGCCGGCGAACTGCTCGGCAGCCGGCTGGCCGTTGCCGTGCTGGAGTCGTCCGGACTGCCGGCGTGCTGGCTGGACCCGGGTGAGGTGCTGACTGCGCAGACGGTGCCCAATTGCAGCGAGCGGGCAGCCTACCTGGCGGCCCGGTGCGCGGCCGGGCCGGACTGGGCGCTGTCGGTGCGACTGGCTCAGCGCCCGCCGGTGCTGGTGATGCCGGGCTTTATCGCCGCCAACCCGCAGGGTGAGCTCGTGCTGTTGGGTCGTGGTGGCTCCGACATCTCGGCGACCACGGTCGCGGCGATGCTGGATGCGGGCCGAGTCGAAATCTTCTCCGACGTGCCCGGTCTGTTCTCGGCCGATCCACGACGTGTACCGGGCGCACGTCTGCTCAGGCAGATCGGATTTCGCGAAGCCCAGGAACTGGCTGCCATGGGCGCCAGAGCCCTGCATCCGGCGGCCCTGATTCCAGCCCAGACCCACGGCATCGAGATCCGGATGCGTCAGACCGACCGGCCCGACATCCAGGGTACTTGCATCACGCCCGCCGCCCGCGATCACGGCGCCCAGGTCAAGGCCATCGTGCAGCGCAAGCCGATCACGCTGATCTCGCTCGAGGATATCGGCATGTGGCAGCAGGTCGGCTTCCTGGCCGCGGTCTTCGAGGTATTTCGCCGCCTGGGCTTGTCGGTCGATCAGGTCTCGACCTCCGAATCCAATGTCACCCTGACGCTTGATCCGGGCGCAAACGTGGCCGATCCGGTCACTCTGGACGTGCTGTCGCTCGAGCTCGGCAAGTTGTGCAGGGTCGAGATTCTGCCCGACTGCGCGACGGTCAGTCTGGTCGGTCGCGGTATTCGTACCATTCTTCACCGCCTTGGCCCGGCCCTGGAGGTGTTCGAACAGCGTCGGATTTTCCAGGTCAGTCAGGCGGCCAACGATCTCAACCTGACCTTCGTCGTCGAGTCGCGTCATGCCGAGCGCCTGGTGCAGCAACTGCATCAGCAGGTCATACCCGGTGGCGTCGGCGGCGACTCGGTCTTCGGCCCGACCTGGGAACAGCTGTTTCGCAACGACGCGGCAACGGTGCGTCCATCGCCGTGGTGGCAAGCCAAGCGTGGGCGACTCATCGAGCTGATGGAGGGCCGAGACAGCGCCTACGTCTACGATCTCGAATCCGTACGCGGCGCCTGCGAACGTCTGTGTTCGCTCCATTCCGTTGACCGTGTGCTCTACTCGATGAAAGCCAATGCCCACCCTGCCATCCTGCAGACGGTGATCGACAGCGGGCTGGGCATCGAATGCGTATCGCTGGCCGAGGCAAAGCACGCGCTCGGCCAGGTCGAAGGGCTCAAGCCGCGCGACCTGCTGTTCACGCCCAACTTCGCACCGCGCGAGGAGTACCGCCAGGCCGTGGCAATGGGTCTACCGCTGACCATCGACAACCTCTACGTGCTCGAGCACTGGGGGGCAGACTTCGCCGGGCAGTCCGTCTTTTTGCGTCTCGACCCCGGCTCGGGCCTGGGCCATCACAAGCTGGTGCGCACTGCCGGCAGCCATGCCAAGTTCGGCATTCCGCTGGCCGACATCGAGCGCGCCAGCCGGCTTTGTCGGGCCCATGACATCCGAATCCGCGGCCTGCACGCCCACACCGGCTCGGGCATCATGCATCCCGACAACTGGCATCGCAGCCTGGAAACGCTCGGCGAAGCGGCGCGGCAGCTCGAGGAGGTCGAGATCATCAACCTTGGCGGTGGCCTGGGCGTGCCCGATCGCCCTGACGAACTGCCGCTGGACACCACGGCCATGGATGGCGGACTGGCGCAGCTTAAAAAACAGCTGCCGCGCCCGATCCAGATCTGGATCGAACCAGGACGTTACGTGGTCTCGCCGGCCGGCGTGCTGCTGGCGCGTATCACCCAGACCAAGGGCAAGGGCGAGGTGCGCTACATCGGTGCGGCGACCGGCATGAACTCCCTGATTCGGCCCGCCCTTTACGGCGCCTGGCACGAAATCGTCAACCTCACCCGCCTGGACGAACCCGGCGACCAGGTCTACAACGTGGTCGGGCCCATTTGCGAGACCGGCGACATTCTCGGGCTCGACCGCCTGTTGCCTGAATCCCGCGAGGGCGACGTGCTGCTGATTGCCAATACCGGCGCATACGGCGCGACCATGGCCTCGAACTACAACCTGCGCGAGCCGGCCGGAGAGATCATTCTCAACTGA